From the genome of Candidatus Baltobacteraceae bacterium, one region includes:
- a CDS encoding YciI family protein: FIVILKATADSEAGVLPSAETLQTVGKFNEEMAAAGVLLAGEGLQASSSGVRISYSANVTPLVTEGPFPVTQGLAAGFWIIKVASKEAAIAWASRAPFPEGEVEIRRILEADDFGEDFTPEMRKREAQLRKVVDAGDGYSSKRSMWARPQWTTLWSSGTSVRPYSVNE, encoded by the coding sequence GTTTCATTGTCATACTCAAAGCGACGGCGGATTCAGAAGCGGGAGTGCTGCCGAGCGCGGAGACGTTGCAGACCGTGGGAAAATTTAACGAAGAGATGGCTGCCGCCGGTGTACTGCTTGCAGGCGAGGGTTTACAAGCGAGTTCGAGCGGCGTTCGAATTTCATATTCTGCGAACGTCACTCCGCTGGTGACTGAGGGCCCGTTTCCGGTGACTCAGGGCCTCGCCGCAGGCTTCTGGATCATCAAGGTAGCCTCAAAAGAGGCGGCGATCGCGTGGGCGAGCCGCGCTCCGTTTCCGGAGGGCGAGGTCGAAATTCGGCGGATACTCGAAGCGGATGACTTCGGCGAAGACTTCACCCCTGAGATGCGCAAGCGTGAGGCGCAGCTCCGCAAGGTCGTGGATGCAGGCGACGGCTATTCTTCAAAACGCTCGATGTGGGCACGCCCCCAATGGACGACGCTCTGGAGCAGCGGTACCAGCGTACGTCCGTATTCCGTCAACGAATAG
- a CDS encoding flagellar hook-length control protein FliK, producing MPAQPPQPASDLLGRMIARAVRADAAVNTSKPPTSVAAAPNAAGTRTASAIPAQSVLFARLIAIIAHANNDGASAQSDGQSHASFDSNAPLAMTTIANPSKQDGTQAFGAQLSTNPTSIQATSATQPNAAAPYRAVDPQAVIEQVVQGIVMRSAGNHSELRMRLSPAHLGDVSLKLTVDGGTINATMIAQNADVRDMLLGNQHQLARSLAEAGLQLGSFSVDVSGNNANGSGGQQQQPTFGNRHGQFGHLGEQDGMDQWIEPRFGPAVLPGIRNPWLLNTLA from the coding sequence GTGCCCGCGCAACCGCCGCAACCCGCGTCGGATCTGCTCGGCCGCATGATCGCGCGCGCGGTGCGAGCCGACGCAGCGGTCAACACGTCGAAACCACCTACGTCCGTCGCCGCGGCGCCGAACGCAGCCGGTACTCGCACGGCGTCCGCAATACCCGCGCAATCCGTTCTCTTCGCACGTCTGATCGCCATCATCGCACACGCAAACAACGATGGCGCAAGCGCGCAAAGCGACGGGCAGTCGCACGCTTCGTTCGATTCAAACGCTCCGCTCGCGATGACGACCATCGCGAATCCGAGCAAACAGGATGGGACGCAGGCGTTTGGCGCGCAGCTCTCCACGAACCCAACCTCGATCCAGGCAACCTCCGCAACGCAGCCGAACGCGGCCGCGCCGTACCGCGCCGTGGATCCGCAAGCGGTCATCGAACAAGTGGTTCAAGGCATCGTTATGCGCAGCGCCGGAAATCATTCCGAGCTTCGCATGCGGTTGTCTCCGGCTCATTTGGGCGACGTTTCGCTCAAGCTCACGGTCGACGGCGGCACCATCAACGCGACCATGATCGCGCAAAATGCCGACGTCCGCGACATGCTGCTGGGCAACCAACACCAACTCGCACGATCGCTCGCCGAAGCCGGGCTCCAACTCGGCTCGTTCTCGGTCGACGTCTCGGGCAACAACGCCAATGGTTCGGGCGGACAGCAGCAACAACCGACCTTCGGCAACCGCCACGGCCAATTCGGGCATCTGGGCGAGCAAGACGGCATGGATCAATGGATCGAACCGCGGTTCGGCCCAGCGGTTTTGCCGGGCATACGCAACCCGTGGTTATTGAACACTCTGGCTTAG
- a CDS encoding flagellar hook capping FlgD N-terminal domain-containing protein: MSTPVTGTANGLPIDSLVQQKPAAAAPSSNGQLGQDAFLQLLTAELRNQDPLKPMDDTQSVTQLAQFSALQSQTTLASSFQNFQSNFGVLQASTLLGKSVTVSTTNGAGNTSTQTGTVSSIDVQNGQPYFTMKGANGTTLADANGAPLLFNTTQIVGIGTA, encoded by the coding sequence ATGTCAACTCCAGTAACTGGAACGGCGAACGGTCTTCCGATCGATTCGCTGGTCCAGCAAAAACCCGCGGCGGCAGCGCCGTCGTCAAACGGTCAACTCGGGCAGGATGCGTTTCTGCAATTGCTTACGGCGGAACTGCGAAATCAGGATCCGCTCAAGCCCATGGACGACACGCAGTCCGTTACCCAGCTCGCGCAGTTCTCGGCGTTGCAATCGCAGACGACCCTCGCGAGTTCGTTCCAGAACTTCCAATCGAACTTCGGCGTCCTGCAAGCCTCGACGCTGCTCGGTAAGAGCGTCACGGTCTCGACGACCAACGGCGCCGGCAATACCTCGACCCAGACGGGAACCGTCTCGTCGATCGACGTGCAAAACGGTCAGCCCTACTTCACGATGAAGGGCGCCAACGGCACTACGCTCGCCGATGCAAACGGCGCACCGCTGCTCTTTAACACGACGCAGATCGTGGGTATCGGAACCGCGTAA
- a CDS encoding TIGR02530 family flagellar biosynthesis protein: MDPKEIGALTPGIVPGPAARPAGKPVQIPPTSAPSFRAVLEQQAGQPLKFSAHALARLQSRNINLSNDDVARMNHMADKAAQKGAKQSLFMLRDVAMVVSITNRTVITAVDPDSMRENVFTNIDSAAII; the protein is encoded by the coding sequence ATGGATCCAAAAGAGATCGGCGCCCTAACACCCGGCATCGTTCCCGGACCGGCAGCACGTCCGGCCGGCAAACCGGTGCAGATTCCGCCGACATCGGCACCGAGCTTTCGCGCGGTTCTGGAGCAACAAGCGGGCCAACCGCTCAAGTTCTCGGCACACGCGTTGGCGCGATTGCAATCGCGCAACATCAATCTTTCAAACGACGATGTTGCCCGGATGAATCACATGGCCGACAAAGCCGCTCAAAAGGGAGCGAAACAGTCGCTCTTCATGCTTCGCGACGTCGCGATGGTAGTGAGCATTACCAACCGCACCGTCATTACGGCGGTCGATCCCGACTCGATGCGCGAGAACGTTTTCACCAACATCGATTCGGCGGCAATCATCTAG
- a CDS encoding flagellar hook protein FlgE: MAFDSLFTGISGLNAFQSQIDMISNNIANAGTTGFKGQRMTFADLFYQSQGYASGPTQQRGGVDPQELGLGVKVNSVDTNFQQGGLQTTGINTDLALNGDGFFVLRNTDGSGAPIYTRSGAFSLNSSGVLYDPGSGLAVQGYTANANGQITSTGTPGTVQIPLGLAQQATGTGSATAVKLGPGSDKNFDLSLGGSLDQTQYAAEATTTGSGQSKILTTTVYDSLGNAHQATITFKPIAPNTPPATALPPTVNDANGVAHNDVATRFQYTVSFADGTTMPAGANTGYAFFDSKGQYINSSAAAAGGAGHVAGTAAAPAQGDAITINGWGPTGPNNPNNSTVPTTIGFDFSNMSALAGTATANVIAQNGYAAGILSNITVGQDGTVTGSFTNGQQKALAQVAVATFQNEEGLHRAGGNGFVETANSGLAQYGSASTGRFGSIISGSLEQSNVSLADEFTKMIVAQRSFEANSRSISTADQNLTTAINIRASEN, encoded by the coding sequence ATGGCTTTCGACTCACTCTTTACCGGGATCTCCGGCCTGAACGCGTTTCAGAGCCAGATCGACATGATCTCGAATAACATCGCCAACGCCGGCACGACGGGTTTCAAGGGCCAGCGCATGACGTTCGCCGATCTGTTCTATCAGAGCCAAGGCTACGCGTCGGGCCCCACCCAGCAGCGCGGCGGCGTCGATCCCCAGGAACTCGGTCTCGGCGTCAAAGTGAACTCCGTCGACACGAACTTCCAGCAGGGCGGACTGCAAACGACCGGCATCAACACCGACCTCGCGCTCAACGGCGACGGGTTCTTCGTGCTGCGCAACACCGACGGCAGCGGCGCGCCGATCTACACGCGCAGCGGTGCGTTTTCGCTCAACTCGAGCGGCGTGCTCTACGATCCCGGCTCCGGGCTCGCCGTGCAGGGCTATACCGCTAACGCGAACGGCCAGATCACCTCGACCGGCACGCCCGGGACGGTGCAAATCCCGCTTGGCCTCGCGCAACAGGCCACCGGCACCGGCAGTGCGACCGCGGTAAAACTCGGACCCGGCTCGGACAAGAACTTCGATCTCTCGCTCGGCGGCTCGCTCGACCAGACGCAGTATGCGGCTGAAGCGACCACGACCGGATCGGGACAATCGAAGATTCTCACGACGACCGTGTACGACTCGCTCGGCAACGCGCATCAAGCGACGATCACGTTCAAGCCGATCGCGCCCAACACGCCTCCCGCCACGGCTTTGCCGCCGACGGTCAACGACGCAAACGGCGTCGCGCACAACGACGTCGCGACGCGCTTCCAATACACGGTCAGCTTTGCCGACGGAACGACGATGCCGGCCGGTGCAAATACCGGCTACGCGTTCTTCGATAGCAAAGGTCAGTACATCAATAGTTCGGCTGCCGCAGCCGGCGGTGCCGGTCACGTTGCCGGAACGGCGGCCGCGCCCGCTCAAGGTGACGCGATCACGATCAACGGTTGGGGACCGACCGGACCGAACAACCCGAACAACTCGACCGTCCCCACCACGATCGGATTCGACTTCTCCAACATGTCGGCGCTCGCGGGAACCGCGACGGCGAACGTCATCGCCCAAAACGGCTACGCGGCCGGCATCCTCTCCAACATTACGGTCGGACAGGACGGCACCGTGACCGGTTCGTTCACCAACGGTCAGCAGAAGGCACTCGCACAAGTCGCCGTTGCGACGTTCCAGAACGAGGAAGGCCTGCATCGCGCCGGCGGCAACGGCTTCGTCGAAACGGCGAACTCGGGACTCGCGCAGTACGGCAGCGCTTCCACCGGACGCTTCGGTTCGATCATCTCGGGTTCGCTCGAGCAGTCGAACGTTTCGCTCGCCGATGAGTTCACGAAGATGATCGTGGCTCAGCGTTCGTTCGAGGCGAATAGCCGCAGCATCTCGACCGCCGACCAAAACCTCACAACCGCCATCAACATCCGCGCCAGCGAAAACTAA
- a CDS encoding flagellar FlbD family protein — protein MIALTRLNGQSIMVNSDLIESIEPTPDTVVTLTSGNKLIVRDSLDDIQARIIEFKRKIYGP, from the coding sequence ATGATCGCTTTAACCCGGCTTAATGGCCAGTCCATCATGGTGAACTCGGATCTGATCGAATCGATCGAACCGACGCCCGATACGGTCGTGACGCTCACGAGCGGCAACAAGTTGATCGTGCGAGACTCGCTCGATGACATCCAGGCCCGCATCATCGAGTTCAAACGGAAAATCTACGGGCCCTAG
- a CDS encoding motility protein A, which produces MDLATVLGLLIAFGAIILAGWVGGTDPHVVFGRWEALVLIIGGTIGATLTSFPMRTFLKGFLGGFKVAFTEPVYHERDIIATLVSFAEKARREGLLALENEAAALEDEFMRKGIQLVIDGRDTDVIRKVLETEVSHVQERGTKAEAVFTNLGGYSPTLGIIGTVLGLIGMLRGLASAAGSSNVAGSIGVATAQAFVATFFGILFANLLWLPIATKIKERYGQLLLVREIMIEGILSIQSGDNPRLLEERLHAFLDPAERETEIEEGGAVVEPSYST; this is translated from the coding sequence TTGGATTTAGCGACCGTCCTCGGCCTCCTTATAGCTTTTGGGGCCATTATACTTGCCGGCTGGGTCGGTGGAACCGATCCGCACGTCGTGTTCGGGCGTTGGGAAGCGCTCGTCTTGATCATTGGCGGAACGATCGGCGCAACGCTCACATCGTTTCCGATGCGCACCTTTCTCAAGGGCTTTTTGGGCGGCTTTAAAGTCGCGTTCACCGAGCCGGTCTACCACGAGCGCGATATCATCGCGACGCTCGTTTCGTTTGCCGAAAAGGCCCGCCGCGAAGGTTTGCTGGCGCTGGAAAACGAGGCCGCGGCACTCGAAGACGAGTTCATGCGCAAGGGCATCCAACTCGTGATCGACGGCCGCGACACCGACGTCATTCGCAAGGTCCTCGAAACCGAGGTCAGCCACGTTCAAGAGCGCGGCACGAAGGCGGAGGCGGTCTTTACGAATCTGGGCGGATACTCGCCCACACTCGGCATCATCGGTACCGTGCTCGGCCTCATCGGCATGCTGCGCGGCCTGGCTTCGGCCGCCGGCAGTTCCAACGTAGCGGGCTCGATCGGCGTCGCCACCGCCCAAGCTTTCGTCGCGACGTTCTTCGGCATTCTCTTCGCCAATCTGCTGTGGCTGCCGATCGCCACCAAGATCAAAGAGCGTTACGGGCAACTGCTGCTGGTGCGCGAGATCATGATCGAGGGCATTCTCTCGATTCAGTCCGGCGATAACCCGCGACTGCTCGAAGAGCGCTTGCACGCGTTCCTGGATCCCGCCGAGCGCGAGACCGAGATCGAAGAAGGCGGCGCCGTGGTCGAACCGAGCTACTCCACATAA
- a CDS encoding OmpA family protein, whose translation MKTAGRAAESKFRKRAEEQKVETAGMMRWLLTYADMITLMLALFIILFAMSTISKVKVQSFAKSVSGGFDNVWSVNQPPAGGTSGAHAFSSPSAVPTVQRELQKYIEQNNLQSQVQLRMDHRGLVITLLSDKSYYDEGSAQLRPQTMRILDEVDLFLKKNENLIRVEGNTDDVPIHTALYPSNWELSTARAVNVVRYLVERDKLAPTRISAAGYGEFHPRTDNSTGSARQTNRRVDIVLLNASISRAEKGQ comes from the coding sequence GTGAAGACGGCGGGACGCGCGGCCGAAAGCAAGTTCCGCAAACGTGCCGAGGAACAGAAGGTCGAAACGGCCGGCATGATGCGGTGGCTGCTTACGTACGCCGATATGATCACGCTCATGCTGGCGCTCTTCATCATCCTCTTCGCGATGTCGACCATCAGTAAAGTCAAAGTTCAGAGCTTCGCCAAGTCGGTTTCGGGCGGCTTCGATAACGTTTGGTCGGTCAATCAGCCGCCGGCGGGCGGTACGAGTGGCGCCCACGCGTTTAGTTCCCCCTCCGCGGTTCCGACGGTTCAGCGGGAGCTGCAAAAATATATCGAGCAGAACAACCTGCAGAGTCAAGTTCAGCTGCGTATGGATCACCGAGGTCTGGTGATTACGCTGCTTTCCGACAAGTCGTACTACGACGAAGGGAGCGCGCAGCTGCGCCCCCAGACGATGCGGATTCTGGACGAAGTCGATCTGTTCTTAAAGAAGAACGAAAATCTCATCCGAGTGGAGGGCAACACGGACGACGTGCCGATCCACACGGCGCTATATCCGAGTAACTGGGAGTTGTCGACGGCGCGGGCCGTCAACGTCGTGCGGTATCTCGTAGAACGCGATAAGCTCGCGCCTACGCGGATCTCGGCGGCCGGATATGGAGAGTTTCACCCACGGACGGACAACAGCACGGGTAGCGCGCGGCAGACGAATCGACGAGTCGATATCGTTTTGCTCAACGCGTCTATTTCACGCGCCGAAAAGGGGCAGTAA
- the fliM gene encoding flagellar motor switch protein FliM, whose amino-acid sequence MSSLSQEEIDALINQLSQEPAEKAEVVEQKKIKTFDFRFNKRLDKFSNNQLMTLRTLHENFTRLLNNSLSVYLRTRVEATIVSIEQISYGDFIASIGIPSILSIYSMDPLPGSGIVQVDLNLVFSIIDRLLGGPGWFPQKLRDLTDIERTLMQRFMARMLNSYRESWNYLLTLSLKIEALDSNPQFIPRIIPLDQIVAYVSCELKVGDMAGIMNFCLPYPVLQSIGGQLTDFQWSPSLTAGRAVTEEDIAQLARNVERAGVELEVELGKTTVSLRDLVALAPGDVILFDKPTDQPLVAKVNDREKFQVFPGVNRDRITVQVAGFIANEDGRV is encoded by the coding sequence ATGTCGAGTCTCTCGCAAGAAGAAATCGATGCGCTGATCAACCAGCTCTCGCAAGAGCCGGCCGAAAAAGCCGAGGTAGTCGAGCAGAAGAAGATCAAAACGTTCGACTTCCGCTTTAACAAGCGCCTAGACAAGTTCTCGAACAATCAACTGATGACGCTGCGTACGCTGCACGAGAACTTTACGCGGCTGCTGAACAATTCGCTCTCGGTCTATCTGCGCACGCGCGTCGAAGCGACGATCGTTTCGATCGAGCAGATCAGTTACGGAGACTTCATCGCCTCGATCGGGATTCCGTCGATCCTCTCGATCTATTCGATGGATCCGTTGCCCGGCAGCGGTATCGTTCAAGTCGATTTGAACCTCGTCTTCTCGATCATCGACCGGCTTCTAGGCGGTCCGGGTTGGTTTCCGCAAAAACTTCGCGATCTCACCGATATCGAGCGCACGCTCATGCAGCGCTTCATGGCCCGCATGCTCAACAGCTACCGCGAGTCGTGGAACTATCTGCTGACGCTCTCGCTGAAGATCGAAGCGCTCGATTCCAATCCGCAATTCATTCCGCGCATCATCCCGCTCGATCAGATCGTGGCGTACGTTTCGTGCGAACTCAAGGTCGGGGACATGGCCGGGATCATGAACTTCTGCCTCCCGTATCCGGTGCTGCAATCGATCGGCGGCCAATTGACGGACTTTCAATGGTCGCCGTCGCTGACCGCCGGCCGCGCCGTGACGGAAGAAGATATTGCCCAATTGGCGCGTAACGTCGAGCGAGCCGGGGTCGAACTCGAGGTCGAGCTCGGCAAGACGACGGTCTCGCTGCGTGATTTGGTGGCGCTCGCGCCTGGGGACGTGATCTTATTCGATAAGCCCACGGACCAGCCGCTCGTCGCTAAAGTCAACGATCGCGAGAAGTTTCAAGTGTTTCCCGGCGTGAACAGGGATCGAATCACCGTTCAAGTCGCCGGTTTCATTGCGAACGAGGACGGAAGAGTTTAA
- the fliN gene encoding flagellar motor switch protein FliN yields MPDIQQLADSMLAAAGTVLGRLVDEPIGASGTNRNDHEGSIRMEEGHLVTVAGVPSLGAQLVVRFGSADLARVVALMLGGADEGGELGAMQLSIVSETVSQIAAAMAEQLAKELGASADGIHAELCNDATNVPPPPFESYEGTIQVGEIAAHVAIDFDGIAVSKIAPPAAKGPPKREAPNAQAVTFTPMTPTPSRAAQPGRANLDLVHDVPLQISAVLGRTGLTLRDVVALAPGSVFELDKLSTDPIDLYVNNILIARGEVVVVDDKFAVKISELNPNVG; encoded by the coding sequence ATGCCGGATATTCAACAACTCGCCGATTCGATGCTGGCCGCAGCCGGTACGGTTCTCGGACGGCTCGTCGACGAGCCCATCGGTGCGTCGGGCACGAACCGCAACGATCACGAGGGCTCGATTCGAATGGAAGAAGGCCACCTCGTAACGGTGGCCGGCGTGCCGTCGCTCGGCGCGCAACTCGTCGTGCGTTTCGGGTCGGCCGATCTCGCGCGGGTCGTCGCCTTGATGCTCGGCGGGGCCGATGAGGGCGGCGAGCTCGGAGCGATGCAGCTTTCGATCGTCTCCGAGACCGTCTCGCAGATCGCGGCCGCCATGGCCGAGCAACTCGCAAAGGAACTGGGCGCGAGCGCGGACGGCATTCACGCCGAGCTCTGCAACGACGCGACGAACGTACCGCCGCCGCCGTTTGAATCCTACGAAGGCACGATCCAAGTTGGCGAGATCGCGGCGCACGTCGCGATCGACTTCGACGGGATCGCCGTGTCGAAAATCGCACCGCCGGCGGCGAAGGGGCCGCCCAAGCGCGAGGCCCCAAACGCGCAGGCCGTGACGTTCACGCCGATGACGCCGACGCCGTCGCGCGCGGCGCAGCCCGGCCGAGCAAATCTGGACCTCGTCCACGACGTGCCGCTGCAGATCAGCGCCGTTCTCGGCCGAACCGGTTTGACGTTGCGCGATGTCGTGGCGCTCGCACCCGGAAGCGTTTTCGAACTCGACAAACTCTCGACGGACCCGATCGACCTGTACGTCAATAACATCTTGATCGCGCGCGGCGAAGTGGTCGTCGTGGACGACAAGTTCGCGGTAAAGATTAGCGAACTCAACCCGAACGTCGGGTAG
- a CDS encoding flagellar biosynthetic protein FliO has product MSSGFLGHYILMLLVVAVMLAGLYMVARALGRGRLIASTGKRLVSVVESTYVSQNTTLHVIKVANSYFLVGGGAGHLQTLAEIPAENVEPWLTEQRNLFTTQTQSFAALWRNLRKPQQ; this is encoded by the coding sequence ATGTCATCAGGTTTTTTGGGCCACTACATCCTCATGCTGCTCGTCGTGGCAGTCATGCTCGCCGGCTTATACATGGTCGCTCGCGCTCTCGGCCGCGGCCGCTTGATCGCATCGACCGGGAAGCGTCTGGTGAGCGTCGTCGAGTCCACGTACGTCTCCCAGAACACGACCTTGCACGTCATCAAGGTGGCCAATAGCTATTTCTTGGTCGGCGGCGGAGCGGGTCACCTTCAGACCCTGGCGGAGATTCCGGCCGAGAACGTCGAGCCGTGGCTGACCGAACAGCGCAATCTCTTTACCACACAGACCCAATCGTTCGCAGCGCTATGGCGAAATCTGCGAAAGCCCCAGCAATGA
- the fliP gene encoding flagellar type III secretion system pore protein FliP (The bacterial flagellar biogenesis protein FliP forms a type III secretion system (T3SS)-type pore required for flagellar assembly.), whose translation MIRALLVRLWTRHRLFFAVGGVAVLALWVVPAIANAATAPTAPIVPIPQISFGVGQAHNPRDVATSLQILLLLTVLSLAPTLLVLVTSFTRVIVVLSFVRTALGTQQVPPNQVLVGLALLLTFFIMSPVIKDVNANALQPYLKSQISQPVALDRAARPLRAFMFKQTRVKDIALFYGLAKEPQPAAQKDVPTYILIPAFVISELKTAFEIGFAIYVPFIVIDMVVAAILLSMGMMMIPPVIISLPFKILIFLLVDGWNLTVSAIFQSYR comes from the coding sequence ATGATCCGCGCGTTGCTCGTTCGTCTGTGGACCCGGCATCGCTTGTTCTTTGCCGTCGGCGGCGTGGCCGTACTCGCGCTTTGGGTGGTTCCCGCGATCGCGAACGCGGCGACCGCGCCGACCGCGCCGATCGTTCCGATTCCGCAGATCAGCTTCGGCGTCGGCCAAGCGCACAACCCCCGCGATGTTGCGACGTCGCTGCAGATCCTGCTCTTGCTCACCGTGCTTTCGCTCGCGCCGACGCTGCTCGTGCTCGTGACCTCGTTCACTCGCGTCATCGTCGTACTTTCGTTCGTTCGAACGGCACTCGGCACTCAACAAGTTCCGCCGAATCAGGTGCTGGTGGGCCTCGCGCTCCTGCTGACGTTCTTCATCATGAGCCCCGTAATCAAAGACGTGAACGCGAACGCGCTCCAGCCGTACCTCAAGAGTCAGATTTCGCAGCCCGTCGCGCTCGATCGCGCGGCGCGGCCGCTGCGCGCGTTCATGTTCAAGCAAACGCGCGTAAAAGATATCGCGCTCTTTTACGGGCTCGCAAAAGAACCGCAGCCGGCGGCTCAAAAAGACGTCCCAACCTACATCCTGATTCCCGCGTTCGTCATCTCCGAATTGAAGACGGCCTTCGAGATCGGCTTCGCGATCTACGTCCCCTTCATCGTGATCGACATGGTCGTCGCGGCGATCCTGCTCTCGATGGGCATGATGATGATTCCGCCGGTGATCATTTCGCTGCCGTTCAAGATTTTGATCTTCCTCCTCGTCGACGGCTGGAACCTCACGGTGTCGGCGATCTTTCAGAGCTATAGATGA
- the fliQ gene encoding flagellar biosynthesis protein FliQ encodes MNYADAMTLGRDAIFVAFVVAAPVLLLSMVVGLAISIFQAVTQIQEPTLTFIPKILVSALALLFFGPFMLAILTDFTSRVFTHVGSFVK; translated from the coding sequence ATGAACTACGCCGACGCGATGACCTTAGGCCGGGACGCGATTTTCGTGGCCTTCGTGGTCGCCGCACCCGTGCTGCTGCTCTCCATGGTGGTCGGGCTCGCGATCTCGATTTTCCAAGCCGTGACGCAAATCCAAGAACCGACCCTCACGTTCATTCCGAAGATCCTCGTTTCCGCGTTGGCGCTCCTATTCTTCGGCCCGTTCATGCTCGCAATCTTGACCGATTTCACGAGCCGCGTCTTTACGCACGTCGGTTCGTTCGTCAAGTAG
- the fliR gene encoding flagellar biosynthetic protein FliR codes for MPDVFGLSAAQFETFLLVLMRTATMLAVFPIFSASQIPSYSKVAIAVIIAFLLYRTVPAIAPFGNMGELVVAAISQVALGLIVGFVAQLVFAGIQFAGQLLDIQIGFAVANIINPTTQQSVTVLGELELVLATLVFLISNSHLLLLQGIGGSFDLLPLPYINLDPSVAGNIVAFFSQSFWIVFKIAAPPAIALFLVNVALGLMARVAPQMNVFVVGFPLQIGIGLIMLAISVPILVGVAPQLYAQIPHQMDAVMRGMVVSSPLPSPTP; via the coding sequence ATGCCCGATGTTTTTGGGCTGAGCGCGGCTCAATTCGAAACGTTCTTGCTCGTACTGATGCGCACCGCAACGATGCTCGCGGTCTTTCCGATCTTTTCAGCCAGTCAGATACCGTCGTACTCGAAGGTCGCGATCGCCGTCATCATCGCGTTTTTGCTTTACCGCACCGTGCCGGCCATCGCTCCGTTTGGCAACATGGGCGAATTGGTCGTTGCCGCGATCAGTCAAGTCGCGCTCGGACTGATCGTGGGCTTCGTAGCGCAACTCGTCTTCGCCGGGATCCAATTCGCGGGGCAGCTTCTCGATATCCAAATCGGCTTCGCGGTCGCCAACATCATCAACCCCACGACGCAGCAGTCGGTAACCGTGCTCGGCGAACTCGAACTCGTTTTGGCGACGCTGGTATTCCTTATCAGCAATTCGCACTTGCTGCTCTTGCAGGGCATCGGCGGTTCGTTCGACCTGCTGCCGCTTCCATACATCAATCTCGACCCGAGCGTTGCCGGGAACATCGTGGCTTTTTTTAGTCAGTCGTTTTGGATCGTTTTTAAGATCGCCGCGCCGCCTGCCATCGCGCTCTTTCTCGTCAACGTGGCCCTCGGGTTGATGGCTCGCGTCGCCCCGCAGATGAACGTTTTCGTGGTCGGCTTTCCGCTGCAAATCGGCATCGGCCTCATCATGCTCGCAATCAGCGTGCCGATTTTGGTGGGCGTGGCGCCCCAGCTCTACGCGCAGATCCCGCATCAAATGGACGCGGTGATGCGCGGCATGGTCGTCTCGTCCCCGCTGCCGTCGCCAACGCCGTAG